In the genome of Streptococcus oralis, one region contains:
- the galE gene encoding UDP-glucose 4-epimerase GalE, translating into MAILVTGGAGYIGSHTVVELLNLGKEVVIVDNLSNSSILVLDRIEAITGQRPAFYELDVCDKQGLRKVFEQESIEAAIHFAGYKAVGESVQKPVMYYENNIMSTLALVEVMSEFNVKKIVFSSSATVYGIHNQSPLIETMPTSATNPYGYTKVMLEQILKDVHVADSEWSIALLRYFNPIGAHESGLIGEDPSGIPNNLMPFIAQVAVGKRPELSVFGDDYDTVDGTGVRDYIHVVDLAIGHIKALEKVSEKTDVYIYNLGSGEGTSVLQLVNTFESVNKVPIPYKIVPRRSGDVATCYANADKAYKELNWKTTKTVEDMCRDTWNWQSKNPNGYNK; encoded by the coding sequence ATGGCAATATTGGTAACAGGCGGAGCTGGTTATATTGGTAGCCATACCGTAGTAGAATTACTAAATTTAGGTAAGGAAGTCGTTATTGTCGACAACCTTTCAAACTCAAGCATTTTAGTATTAGATCGTATTGAAGCAATTACAGGGCAACGTCCTGCGTTTTACGAATTAGATGTTTGTGATAAACAAGGATTGAGAAAAGTTTTTGAACAAGAATCTATTGAGGCTGCAATTCATTTTGCAGGATACAAAGCTGTCGGCGAATCCGTGCAAAAGCCTGTAATGTACTACGAAAATAATATTATGAGCACATTAGCTCTTGTTGAAGTGATGTCAGAGTTTAATGTTAAAAAGATTGTGTTTTCATCGAGTGCGACTGTATACGGCATTCACAATCAATCACCCCTTATTGAGACGATGCCGACAAGTGCAACGAATCCGTATGGGTACACAAAAGTGATGCTTGAACAAATTTTAAAAGATGTTCATGTAGCAGATTCAGAGTGGAGTATTGCGTTGCTTCGTTATTTCAATCCGATTGGTGCTCATGAGTCGGGGTTGATTGGAGAAGATCCATCAGGAATTCCTAACAACTTAATGCCTTTTATTGCACAAGTAGCGGTAGGTAAGCGACCAGAGCTAAGTGTTTTTGGAGATGATTATGATACGGTAGATGGTACTGGTGTTCGCGATTATATCCATGTAGTGGATTTAGCGATAGGGCATATAAAAGCTTTAGAGAAAGTATCTGAAAAAACAGATGTTTATATTTATAACCTTGGTTCAGGAGAAGGCACAAGTGTATTACAACTTGTAAATACATTTGAAAGTGTCAATAAGGTTCCAATTCCTTATAAAATTGTTCCAAGACGATCAGGAGACGTTGCGACTTGTTATGCAAATGCGGATAAGGCGTATAAGGAATTAAATTGGAAGACTACAAAAACGGTCGAAGACATGTGTAGAGATACATGGAATTGGCAATCAAAAAATCCTAATGGATACAATAAATAA
- a CDS encoding helix-turn-helix domain-containing protein, with amino-acid sequence MNLFIPDEVIRQFQSLISDTVKKELDKFLDINENTNQFLNKKQTCEYLNISNNTLDNWIKQGLPCIKVGKTVRFSKTEINRWLQKQ; translated from the coding sequence ATGAATTTATTTATTCCAGACGAAGTGATTCGGCAATTTCAATCACTAATATCAGATACTGTTAAGAAAGAACTGGATAAATTTTTGGATATTAATGAAAATACCAATCAATTTTTAAATAAAAAGCAGACTTGTGAATATTTGAATATATCCAACAATACTTTAGACAACTGGATTAAGCAAGGCTTACCTTGCATTAAGGTTGGAAAAACTGTTCGCTTTAGCAAAACAGAAATCAATCGCTGGTTACAAAAGCAGTAG
- a CDS encoding phosphate signaling complex PhoU family protein — MLRKHFDNEIIELSNNLEDIWISIIKKYEIIFDDLTEVQKQSIIDNDLVINEAVVTIDMKGIELICLQHPVSVDLRRIITIVKLSTDIERIGDRIIEIVKNLKNIHTMHEWGPLFYEMLKIHFIIGDHLKKTLTWYKNRNYEPDVYDYNKKCKLISGLCQKLGDKVVENFLIEFSNVDEAIVFLEVINILDKISHTTQSIYKWLDYQEIGVL, encoded by the coding sequence ATGTTGAGAAAGCATTTTGACAATGAAATTATTGAGTTGTCTAATAATCTAGAAGATATATGGATTTCTATAATAAAAAAATATGAAATTATATTTGATGACTTAACCGAAGTTCAAAAACAAAGTATTATAGATAATGATTTAGTTATTAATGAAGCAGTTGTTACAATAGATATGAAAGGTATTGAACTCATCTGTTTACAACATCCTGTTTCTGTTGATTTGAGAAGAATTATAACTATAGTAAAATTATCCACAGATATTGAACGTATTGGTGATCGAATCATTGAAATAGTTAAGAATTTAAAAAATATTCATACAATGCATGAATGGGGACCATTATTTTATGAAATGCTAAAAATACATTTTATTATAGGGGATCACTTAAAGAAAACTCTAACATGGTATAAGAATAGAAACTATGAACCTGACGTATATGACTATAATAAAAAATGTAAGTTGATATCTGGTCTATGTCAAAAACTAGGAGACAAAGTAGTAGAGAACTTTCTTATTGAATTCTCAAATGTTGATGAAGCTATTGTATTTTTAGAAGTTATTAATATTCTTGATAAGATATCCCATACAACACAATCTATTTATAAATGGTTAGATTATCAGGAAATTGGAGTATTATAG
- a CDS encoding site-specific integrase, whose protein sequence is MAKKRRSRADRRKAKEKAKKQQMDSLTTFEGRKQFVQSKGLTNLVTRFKKGKGIKRNESKKTGEDIHLIHTDRTLHNYAGSWSRFASFVASITTAEDLEALEKSNNIEGWIDLVNQYLKHCKKLGLSAPTQSTYKAALAKVLGVPSTAFIATDIRYRADKKNNRLKSNDDRMSEETNNRWFSIVSATGLRKNELKAITGDSLYQREDGQYYLKIIGKKHKSKGARDRWVPIITRDKEELERLVEEFKLAGKKRVFQVPTALKPHKYRAEYAKRLYLLVARDPKDIKDKKEKIYLRGELKGVALDRKACLIVSRALGHNRPEEFQKSYAYKLISQAN, encoded by the coding sequence ATGGCAAAGAAGAGACGTAGTCGTGCTGATCGACGAAAAGCTAAAGAGAAAGCTAAGAAACAACAGATGGATTCTCTAACTACTTTCGAAGGCCGTAAACAATTCGTCCAATCTAAAGGACTAACTAATCTAGTCACGCGCTTTAAAAAAGGAAAGGGTATCAAGCGAAATGAATCCAAAAAAACGGGAGAGGACATTCATTTAATCCATACCGACCGAACTCTTCATAACTACGCTGGGTCCTGGAGCAGATTTGCTTCCTTTGTTGCCTCAATAACTACTGCCGAAGATTTAGAAGCTCTTGAAAAATCTAACAATATTGAGGGATGGATTGACTTAGTAAATCAATACTTAAAACATTGTAAGAAATTAGGACTTTCTGCTCCAACCCAGTCAACCTATAAAGCAGCATTAGCCAAAGTTTTAGGAGTACCTTCTACCGCTTTTATTGCAACGGATATTCGATATCGAGCCGACAAAAAGAATAATCGTTTGAAGTCTAATGACGACAGGATGTCTGAAGAAACAAATAATCGCTGGTTCTCAATCGTATCTGCCACTGGACTACGAAAAAATGAATTAAAAGCTATTACTGGAGACTCCCTCTACCAACGTGAGGATGGCCAATATTATCTTAAAATTATTGGTAAAAAACATAAATCAAAAGGAGCACGAGATCGTTGGGTTCCGATTATTACGCGAGACAAAGAAGAATTAGAAAGGCTTGTTGAAGAATTTAAACTAGCTGGTAAAAAACGTGTGTTTCAAGTTCCAACTGCTTTAAAACCTCATAAATATCGTGCTGAATACGCAAAACGTCTTTATCTTCTTGTCGCGCGAGATCCCAAAGATATCAAAGATAAAAAAGAAAAAATTTATCTACGAGGCGAATTAAAAGGTGTTGCCCTTGATCGAAAGGCTTGTTTAATTGTATCACGTGCTCTCGGACACAATCGACCAGAAGAATTTCAAAAATCCTACGCCTATAAGTTAATCTCACAAGCAAACTAA
- the pezA gene encoding type II toxin-antitoxin system antitoxin PezA — MIGENIKTLRKTHKLTQPEFAKIVGISRNSLSRYENGTSRVSTELIDRICKKFNVSYIDIVGEEKMLTPVEDYQLTLKIEVIKERGANILAQLYRFQDEQGIAFDDTLNPWVLMSDDLSDLINTRIYLVSTFEDIERFNGYLDGIERMLEQATHLVVA; from the coding sequence ATGATTGGAGAAAATATAAAAACGTTACGTAAAACACATAAATTAACGCAGCCTGAGTTTGCAAAGATTGTTGGTATCTCTAGAAATAGTCTGAGTCGTTATGAAAATGGGACAAGTCGAGTTTCGACAGAATTAATAGATCGTATCTGCAAGAAATTTAATGTTTCGTATATCGATATCGTAGGGGAGGAAAAAATGCTCACACCAGTAGAAGATTATCAATTAACTCTGAAAATTGAAGTGATTAAAGAACGAGGGGCGAATATCTTAGCGCAACTTTATCGTTTTCAAGATGAACAAGGAATTGCATTTGATGATACTTTAAATCCTTGGGTTCTAATGAGCGATGATTTGTCTGATTTGATTAATACGAGGATTTATCTTGTTTCAACTTTTGAGGATATAGAGCGATTTAATGGCTATTTGGATGGTATTGAACGTATGCTAGAACAAGCTACTCATCTGGTGGTGGCTTAA
- a CDS encoding DUF1868 domain-containing protein, with translation MKNLTKIKFKENGEFNHFPGNTVVANLYTNSDLMEVVDIIQSRYRELPFIDKFTLTPRDSIHMTVIELLCHENREPEFWSSHLPLDTPLQEIHDYFAKQLEIFPLLNEDIHMRVTEMGNQNILVEPADEKSAKRLEEIRTYVSEKAGVRFPNHDRYQFHISIGYLRVPLTEEENEEFTKVKKELTEVLLEKIPVITVNRIDYTVFEDMRRFVPYCEKF, from the coding sequence ATGAAAAACTTAACAAAAATTAAGTTCAAAGAGAACGGGGAATTTAATCATTTCCCGGGGAATACAGTTGTAGCAAATCTTTATACTAATTCAGATTTGATGGAAGTTGTTGATATCATTCAATCACGCTATAGAGAGTTACCATTTATAGATAAATTCACATTAACTCCAAGAGATTCTATTCATATGACTGTAATTGAATTGCTTTGCCATGAAAATCGTGAGCCAGAATTTTGGAGTAGCCATCTACCATTGGATACGCCATTACAAGAAATTCATGATTACTTTGCAAAACAACTAGAAATTTTCCCATTGCTAAACGAAGATATTCATATGCGTGTGACTGAAATGGGAAATCAAAACATTTTAGTAGAACCAGCCGATGAGAAATCAGCTAAACGATTAGAAGAAATTAGAACATATGTTTCTGAAAAAGCAGGTGTTCGATTCCCTAATCATGATCGCTATCAATTCCATATCTCAATTGGATATCTTCGAGTTCCATTAACTGAAGAAGAAAATGAAGAGTTTACTAAAGTGAAAAAGGAATTAACGGAAGTTCTGCTTGAAAAGATTCCTGTCATTACAGTAAATCGTATCGATTACACAGTATTTGAAGATATGAGACGTTTTGTTCCATATTGTGAAAAATTTTAA
- a CDS encoding glycosyl hydrolase family 28-related protein: MKHFVHNEVFSIRKLKVGLCPVLVAVSFLGVQSVFADEVVTSAPQISMNELYTSTTNSIEGSSTSNHDNPTGIDSSTSQLTDSKVDSPLISNKEYKEDGVNTGSFEDEMKDSPLVSNSALSNSTIKSLEGSLTSNHVSLTDFITTYSKSVSSENEVADTSNRNEVGDSNTALEKGTEISALSVKDYGAVGDGVSDDRQAIQDTIDAAAKGLGGGKVYFPEGTYLVKEIVFLRSHTHLEVHEKATILNGINIKNHPSIVFMTGLFTDDGDQVEWEPTEDISYSGGTIDMNGALNEERTKAKNLPLINSSGAFAIGNSNNVTIKNVTFKDSYQGHAIQIAGSKNVLVDNSRFLGQALPKTMKDGQIISKESIQIEPLTRKGFPYALNDDGKKSENVTIQNSYFGKSEKSGELVTAIGTHYQTATTENPSNIKILNNHFDNMMYAGVRFTGFTDILIKGNRFDKKTKEESEHYRENGAALVNAYSYKNVKDVLDLNKHVTITENVFNIADAKTKAIRVAKDSADYLGKVTDITVTKNIIHNNSQNTKQPNIELLRVSNNLVVSDNIISGGKDGIVIEESAGTITVLNNQLSNLTGNHVSLLKTDFNGTSSDTNNSVGDFNIITENESYKIFSQNSGNHSDNHSDKHVEEIKPVAENKNNLANNYSVKSVDDKIEKSNHDSGNVVTGEISQKQYDVTNVSEVVKTKNNQHALPKTGLNKMVELLLTIIGICLLFGQWSLKRRYEDR; encoded by the coding sequence ATGAAGCATTTTGTTCACAATGAGGTTTTTAGTATTCGGAAACTTAAGGTTGGATTGTGCCCTGTTTTGGTAGCGGTTTCATTCCTAGGGGTACAAAGTGTTTTTGCTGATGAAGTAGTTACAAGTGCTCCTCAAATATCTATGAATGAGCTTTATACTTCGACCACCAATAGTATAGAAGGTTCTTCAACTAGTAATCATGACAATCCTACTGGGATTGACTCTTCTACCTCACAATTAACCGATAGTAAAGTTGATTCTCCTTTGATATCTAATAAGGAATATAAAGAAGATGGGGTAAATACTGGATCTTTTGAAGATGAAATGAAAGATTCTCCGCTAGTTTCTAATAGTGCCCTTTCTAATTCAACTATCAAAAGTTTAGAAGGTTCCTTAACTAGTAATCATGTCAGTTTGACTGATTTTATTACTACTTATTCAAAGTCAGTTAGTTCTGAGAACGAAGTTGCAGATACTTCTAATAGGAATGAAGTGGGAGATAGTAACACTGCTTTAGAAAAAGGGACTGAAATTTCGGCTTTAAGTGTAAAAGATTATGGTGCAGTAGGTGATGGTGTATCAGATGATAGACAAGCAATTCAAGATACAATAGATGCAGCTGCTAAAGGATTAGGTGGAGGAAAAGTATATTTTCCTGAAGGGACTTATTTAGTTAAAGAAATTGTCTTTTTGAGAAGTCATACACACCTAGAAGTACATGAAAAAGCTACAATATTAAATGGTATCAATATCAAAAATCATCCTTCTATTGTATTCATGACAGGTTTATTCACTGATGATGGAGATCAAGTTGAGTGGGAACCAACCGAAGATATCAGTTACTCTGGTGGAACAATTGATATGAACGGAGCTTTGAATGAAGAGAGGACAAAAGCTAAGAATCTTCCTTTGATCAATTCTTCAGGTGCATTTGCTATTGGGAATTCAAATAACGTAACTATAAAAAATGTAACATTCAAGGATAGTTATCAAGGGCATGCTATTCAAATTGCAGGTTCGAAAAATGTATTAGTCGATAATTCTCGTTTTCTTGGTCAAGCTTTACCTAAAACTATGAAAGATGGGCAAATTATAAGTAAGGAGAGTATTCAGATTGAACCATTAACTAGAAAAGGTTTTCCTTATGCTTTGAATGATGATGGGAAAAAATCTGAAAATGTTACTATTCAAAATTCATATTTTGGTAAAAGTGAAAAATCAGGTGAATTAGTAACTGCAATTGGGACACATTATCAAACTGCAACAACTGAAAATCCTTCAAATATTAAAATTCTAAATAATCATTTTGATAATATGATGTATGCGGGCGTTCGCTTTACAGGATTTACTGATATTTTAATAAAAGGAAATAGGTTTGATAAGAAAACTAAAGAGGAAAGTGAACACTATCGTGAAAATGGTGCTGCTTTAGTTAATGCTTATAGTTATAAAAATGTTAAAGACGTATTAGATCTGAATAAACATGTGACTATTACTGAAAATGTATTTAATATTGCTGATGCTAAAACAAAAGCAATACGTGTTGCAAAAGATAGTGCAGATTATCTTGGAAAAGTAACTGATATTACTGTAACAAAGAATATCATTCATAATAATTCGCAAAATACTAAACAGCCAAATATTGAATTATTAAGAGTCAGCAACAATTTGGTAGTATCTGATAATATCATCTCGGGAGGTAAAGACGGAATCGTAATTGAAGAATCCGCTGGAACTATCACTGTCCTAAATAATCAACTTTCCAATTTAACAGGAAATCATGTTTCTTTACTTAAAACTGATTTTAATGGGACCAGCTCAGACACAAATAATAGTGTCGGTGATTTTAATATTATAACTGAGAATGAAAGTTATAAAATCTTTTCGCAAAATTCAGGTAATCACTCAGACAACCACTCAGATAAGCATGTAGAGGAAATAAAACCTGTAGCTGAAAACAAAAATAATTTAGCTAATAATTACTCAGTAAAAAGTGTAGATGATAAAATTGAAAAATCAAATCATGATTCAGGTAATGTAGTAACAGGAGAAATTTCACAAAAACAATATGACGTAACTAATGTTAGTGAAGTAGTTAAGACAAAAAATAATCAACATGCATTACCAAAAACTGGATTAAATAAAATGGTTGAGTTGCTTTTAACTATTATTGGAATTTGCCTTCTATTTGGACAATGGAGTTTAAAACGTCGTTATGAAGATAGATAG
- the pezT gene encoding type II toxin-antitoxin system toxin PezT, whose product MKLEEFSQDNFEQASKRLIRSLTRGKTTSSHPKAILLGGQSGAGKTTIHRIKQREFQGNIIIIDGDSYRSFHPNYLGLQEKYGKDSVDYTKVFAGQMVEYLVDELSKKGYHLLIEGTLRTTEVPRKTAQLLATRGYQVSLALIATKPELSYLSTLIRYEELHAIDPSQARATPKEHHDGIVEHLVDNLRELETAKLFRQIQIYQRDQSCVYNSEVDQISAAEVLHECLFGKWNKVEKEMLKIEQERLRELGEIDK is encoded by the coding sequence ATGAAACTAGAAGAATTTAGTCAAGATAATTTTGAACAAGCCTCCAAACGGCTTATCCGTTCTTTAACTCGTGGAAAAACAACCTCATCTCATCCTAAGGCTATTTTGCTCGGTGGACAGAGTGGTGCTGGGAAAACAACGATTCATCGTATTAAACAAAGGGAATTTCAAGGTAATATCATTATCATTGATGGGGATAGTTATCGCTCTTTTCATCCGAACTACCTTGGCCTACAGGAAAAGTATGGCAAAGATAGTGTGGATTATACAAAAGTATTCGCGGGACAAATGGTTGAATATCTTGTAGATGAGTTGAGTAAAAAAGGTTATCATTTATTAATCGAGGGTACCTTGAGAACAACAGAAGTTCCCCGAAAAACGGCCCAATTATTGGCAACTAGAGGATATCAAGTCTCACTTGCACTGATTGCGACCAAGCCAGAATTGTCTTATCTCAGTACCTTGATACGTTATGAGGAGCTCCATGCTATAGACCCTAGTCAAGCAAGAGCGACTCCCAAAGAGCACCATGACGGAATTGTAGAACATTTAGTTGATAACTTACGAGAGTTGGAAACGGCTAAACTTTTTAGACAAATTCAAATTTATCAAAGAGATCAATCGTGTGTTTATAATTCGGAAGTAGATCAAATCTCAGCAGCAGAAGTTCTACACGAATGCCTATTTGGAAAATGGAACAAGGTGGAAAAAGAGATGTTGAAGATAGAGCAGGAACGGTTGAGAGAGTTGGGGGAAATTGATAAGTGA
- a CDS encoding extracellular solute-binding protein produces MKKSKLLSFLAAGVAVTTLAACSGGSTNSSNSSSDTPQSEEKADKSQELVIYSNSVSNGRGDWLTAKAKEAGFNIKMVDIPGAQLADRVIAEKNNAVADMVFGIGAVDSNKIRDQKLLVQYKPKWLDKIDQSLSDKDNYYNPVIVQPLVLIGAPDVTEMPKDWTELGSKYKGKYSISGLSGGTGRAILASILVRYLDDKGELGVSEKGWQAAKEYLENAYTLQKGESSIVKMLDKDDPIQYGMMWGSGALVGQKEQNVVFKVMSPEIGVPFVTEQTMILNTSKKQALAKEFIDWFGQTEIQVEYSKNFGSIPANTEAVKELPEATKKFVDQVKPQSIDWEAVGKHLDEWVEKAELEYVK; encoded by the coding sequence ATGAAAAAATCTAAATTATTATCGTTTTTAGCTGCAGGGGTTGCGGTTACAACATTGGCAGCATGTTCAGGTGGTTCAACTAATTCATCAAATTCTTCGAGCGATACACCTCAATCAGAAGAAAAAGCTGACAAGAGCCAAGAATTAGTAATTTATTCTAACTCTGTTTCAAACGGACGTGGGGATTGGTTAACTGCTAAGGCTAAAGAAGCTGGTTTCAATATTAAAATGGTTGACATTCCAGGTGCTCAGTTGGCCGATCGTGTTATTGCTGAAAAAAATAATGCAGTAGCTGATATGGTATTTGGTATTGGAGCTGTTGATTCAAATAAAATTAGAGATCAAAAATTATTGGTACAGTACAAACCTAAATGGTTAGATAAAATTGACCAATCTCTATCAGATAAAGATAACTACTACAATCCTGTAATTGTTCAGCCATTGGTCTTGATTGGTGCTCCTGATGTTACTGAAATGCCTAAAGATTGGACTGAGTTAGGCAGCAAATATAAAGGTAAATATTCAATTTCTGGACTTTCAGGGGGAACAGGGCGTGCGATCTTGGCAAGTATCCTTGTTCGCTATCTCGATGATAAAGGAGAATTAGGCGTTTCTGAAAAAGGTTGGCAAGCAGCTAAAGAATATTTGGAAAATGCGTACACTCTTCAAAAGGGTGAAAGTTCAATTGTTAAAATGTTAGATAAGGATGACCCAATCCAGTACGGTATGATGTGGGGTTCTGGTGCATTAGTTGGACAGAAAGAACAAAATGTTGTATTTAAAGTAATGTCTCCTGAAATTGGTGTCCCGTTTGTAACTGAACAAACAATGATTTTGAATACTAGTAAGAAACAAGCTTTAGCTAAAGAATTTATTGATTGGTTTGGTCAAACAGAAATTCAAGTAGAGTACAGCAAAAACTTTGGTTCTATTCCTGCAAATACTGAGGCAGTGAAAGAGTTACCAGAAGCTACTAAGAAATTTGTTGATCAAGTGAAACCGCAAAGTATTGATTGGGAAGCTGTTGGAAAACATTTGGATGAATGGGTTGAAAAAGCTGAACTAGAATATGTAAAATAG
- a CDS encoding protein phosphatase 2C domain-containing protein: MKIDRICSIQGSAKENEDSVDYKNQYFWIIDGATDLFNSKDSIGYSVSEVSHLISECLKQYCNDSLSLKKIFELALDDVRKIIEIDKCEFDDYYQLPTFAFIFAKLSGLKLEYIMIGDCVMIVNNQVITDHRVDCLFEQGKFTIKSNDEADKKTILQNIRKLANKPDGYWIGSLDKSSINHVINGSLEVTSNHIVLMTDGFYDFYTQNSGYNFGELIEMRKESTNIDPIYGKKDDASILIIDV; the protein is encoded by the coding sequence ATGAAGATAGATAGAATTTGCTCAATACAAGGTAGTGCTAAAGAGAACGAAGATAGCGTAGATTACAAAAATCAATATTTCTGGATTATAGATGGAGCAACAGATTTATTTAATTCAAAAGATTCTATAGGTTATTCAGTTTCGGAAGTATCTCATCTTATTTCTGAGTGTCTCAAGCAGTATTGTAACGATTCTTTATCATTGAAGAAAATTTTCGAGCTTGCTTTAGATGACGTTAGAAAAATAATAGAGATAGATAAGTGTGAGTTTGATGATTATTACCAGTTACCAACTTTTGCCTTTATTTTTGCGAAATTATCTGGTTTAAAATTAGAATACATAATGATTGGCGATTGTGTTATGATAGTCAACAATCAAGTGATTACAGATCATAGAGTAGATTGTCTTTTTGAGCAAGGAAAATTTACAATCAAATCTAATGATGAAGCTGATAAAAAGACTATATTACAAAATATTAGGAAGCTAGCTAATAAACCAGATGGATATTGGATAGGTTCACTAGACAAAAGTAGTATAAATCATGTTATCAATGGTAGTTTGGAAGTAACTAGTAATCATATTGTTTTAATGACTGATGGTTTTTACGATTTTTATACTCAAAATTCAGGCTACAATTTTGGAGAGTTAATTGAAATGAGAAAAGAATCTACAAATATTGATCCTATTTATGGTAAAAAAGATGATGCAAGTATTTTGATAATTGATGTTTAA
- the galT gene encoding UDP-glucose--hexose-1-phosphate uridylyltransferase, protein MQTIVDNFANKIIEYGIYKSMDQIYIKNRILALIGEEGTDKISNESDLKKLKDNLVEIALKNGKIADLAEAKECLGAELMNFIVPLPSRLNDIFWSSYDVSPQEAVEEFYQLSKDSDYIKLSAIAKNIAFHTETNYGSLEITINLSKPEKDPKTIAAEKLVKSSNYPKCLLCMENEGYQGRINYPARANHRIIRLELGDEVWGFQYSPYSYFNEHAIFLNSQHVPMAITSKTFEQLLEIVDILPGYFAGSNSDLPISGGSILSHNHYQGGKHIFPMEKAKFEREFLFKDFEDVKAGIVKWPMSVIRLQGENKNRLVELATKILNIWREYSDLEVDIIAKSEDIPHHTVTPIARKVDGRYELDIVLRDNHTTKQYPDGVYHPHQDVQHIKKENIGLIEVMGLAILPPRLKTELEEVEKYLLGKDNAIADYHLEWAVQLKEKYPGLKEEEAHSVVQHEVGQVFARVLEDAGVYKNTQTGHEAFMRFVKSVGIN, encoded by the coding sequence ATGCAGACAATAGTAGATAATTTTGCTAATAAAATTATTGAATATGGAATTTATAAATCGATGGACCAAATATATATAAAAAATAGAATATTGGCTTTAATCGGTGAAGAAGGAACTGATAAGATTTCAAATGAGAGTGATCTTAAAAAATTAAAAGACAATTTAGTAGAAATAGCTTTAAAGAATGGTAAAATTGCTGATTTAGCTGAGGCAAAGGAATGTTTAGGTGCAGAGCTGATGAATTTTATCGTTCCATTACCAAGTCGCCTTAATGATATTTTTTGGAGTTCATATGATGTTTCGCCACAGGAAGCAGTTGAAGAGTTCTATCAGTTAAGTAAAGATAGCGACTATATTAAATTGTCAGCTATCGCTAAAAATATAGCTTTTCATACTGAAACTAATTATGGTTCACTTGAAATTACAATCAATTTATCAAAACCGGAAAAAGATCCGAAAACAATCGCGGCAGAGAAATTGGTAAAGTCATCTAATTATCCAAAATGTTTACTTTGTATGGAAAATGAAGGTTATCAGGGGAGAATAAATTATCCAGCACGTGCAAATCATAGAATTATTCGGTTGGAACTGGGAGACGAAGTATGGGGTTTCCAGTATTCCCCATACTCATATTTTAATGAGCATGCGATATTCTTGAATAGTCAACATGTACCAATGGCTATTACGTCCAAAACATTTGAACAATTATTGGAGATTGTTGATATTTTACCAGGGTATTTTGCTGGTTCAAATTCTGATCTTCCTATCTCAGGAGGTTCTATTCTTAGTCATAATCACTACCAGGGAGGAAAACATATTTTCCCAATGGAAAAAGCAAAATTTGAGAGAGAATTTCTTTTTAAAGACTTTGAGGATGTTAAAGCAGGTATTGTAAAATGGCCGATGTCAGTGATTAGGCTACAAGGTGAAAATAAAAATCGTTTGGTAGAATTAGCTACTAAAATCCTAAATATCTGGAGAGAATATTCAGATTTAGAAGTAGACATCATTGCTAAGTCTGAAGATATTCCACACCATACGGTGACTCCTATTGCTCGTAAAGTGGATGGAAGATATGAATTGGATATTGTTCTGAGAGATAACCATACTACTAAACAATACCCAGATGGTGTTTACCACCCTCATCAAGATGTACAACATATTAAAAAGGAAAATATTGGGTTAATCGAAGTGATGGGACTTGCGATTTTACCACCTCGTTTGAAAACAGAGTTAGAAGAAGTTGAGAAATATCTTTTAGGAAAAGATAACGCAATTGCTGATTATCATTTAGAATGGGCCGTTCAATTGAAAGAAAAATATCCTGGACTTAAAGAGGAGGAGGCTCATAGCGTTGTTCAACATGAAGTAGGGCAAGTATTTGCGAGAGTTCTCGAAGATGCAGGTGTTTATAAGAATACTCAAACCGGACATGAAGCATTTATGAGATTTGTTAAATCGGTTGGAATTAATTAG